In one Pasteuria penetrans genomic region, the following are encoded:
- a CDS encoding TlpA family protein disulfide reductase, translating to MALRLRAPLPSLDGVEEWVGGSPSLATLQGCPVLVHFWSISCELCKEGVPTINGWRERYPKLALVGIHMPRSEEDTHVPAVRSMIRSLCLRHPQGIDNRHAVVDAFSNEYVPAFYLFDDRHQLRHRSAGEQALRLLQQSLLRVLKEVGVETGDDG from the coding sequence ATGGCTCTGCGATTGCGTGCGCCACTTCCGTCTTTGGATGGTGTTGAGGAATGGGTAGGGGGGTCTCCCTCCTTAGCCACCCTACAGGGATGTCCCGTGTTGGTCCATTTTTGGTCGATTAGTTGTGAGTTGTGCAAAGAGGGTGTACCCACCATCAATGGTTGGCGAGAGAGGTACCCCAAGCTGGCTTTGGTGGGCATTCACATGCCGCGTTCGGAGGAGGATACCCATGTGCCGGCCGTTCGCAGTATGATTAGGAGTTTGTGTCTTCGTCATCCCCAGGGGATTGACAATCGGCACGCGGTGGTGGATGCCTTCTCCAACGAATATGTTCCTGCTTTTTATCTTTTCGACGACCGGCATCAGTTGCGTCATCGTTCGGCGGGAGAACAAGCTTTGCGGTTGCTCCAGCAGTCCCTCTTACGGGTGCTCAAGGAGGTAGGGGTGGAAACGGGGGATGATGGTTGA
- a CDS encoding FtsX-like permease family protein — translation MTFFWCICRAIVRRPQAYIGLLWSEVTALAIVFSYATLFFHPQLQVIKEGMEPLFNFLLMPSIIIHLVSVPVYYSLVTLYRTRQRQFGVFFLLGMSSRCLWVMLLLEVAIVGCCAVVLGVLVGMMLSPGLLSLAEHTLKLAELKLPFYFSWKALTLTTTPLLLLILAPAFTHPLIQRKNVVQLLQSERRLDARPKLPMNILYSIAAILSLGSLVAIGFFLPVPVDPVWGICVYYAIFLLSALSMYSLYRQSSLALFHFCRWNKNFSWKNTRLLWIGNMAHRFHDNSRFFYNLSFLALFFFFITSIFIASTQLPTGEIVKNMVENSQRTESALVVYRLGKEGKINPNEKGNLESINQQLLNNGLIRVDSYPLMIGDYVDNKDEYLSIQDEKRWLLQAGGNQATLEEHTRGWFLSLENYNEMLKASGKPFLSLGPNEAAALCEKENCPNEEIYLNPIPEKFGVKRVRYLKPTGLLVPLQRTQYAPQWILGSQVYARVLQYPNVQRFWDVNYLLPPYHKMNPRLLKTLVKAKSVDPKNQILHRNEESSKAPYPFIHSEVANTYQQTLFGVFYLLSIFLGCPTSLIGIMNMFFLRVYNDVENQRRQFQTLLRIGAPIHRLQRSISIQVASLFFIPMFISGVLALYWIYYMTRALESHSPAETGVGSALLSSTGWTFSIFLVIQIIVFLPTRSWVLRTVKGGNKKCE, via the coding sequence ATGACGTTTTTTTGGTGTATTTGTCGCGCGATCGTACGACGACCCCAAGCCTATATCGGTTTACTATGGAGTGAGGTTACCGCACTAGCCATAGTTTTTTCCTATGCTACGCTGTTCTTTCATCCTCAGCTGCAGGTTATCAAGGAAGGAATGGAACCTCTATTCAACTTCTTGCTCATGCCTTCTATTATCATACATCTTGTTTCCGTTCCTGTTTACTACTCCCTGGTCACACTCTATAGAACCCGACAGAGGCAATTCGGTGTTTTTTTTCTTCTGGGTATGAGCTCGCGTTGTCTATGGGTTATGTTACTGCTAGAGGTTGCGATTGTAGGTTGTTGTGCTGTTGTTTTGGGCGTGCTAGTCGGTATGATGCTGAGTCCGGGTTTGTTATCCCTTGCAGAGCATACTTTGAAGTTAGCGGAGCTAAAGCTCCCCTTCTACTTTTCATGGAAAGCCCTGACCTTAACTACTACTCCCCTTCTGCTACTCATATTGGCCCCTGCATTCACACACCCCCTTATACAACGTAAAAACGTCGTCCAGTTGCTCCAAAGTGAGAGGAGGCTGGATGCTCGACCCAAACTCCCGATGAACATCTTATATTCTATAGCAGCAATTCTCTCCCTTGGATCCCTGGTTGCCATTGGTTTTTTCCTACCTGTTCCAGTAGATCCGGTTTGGGGTATATGCGTTTACTATGCCATTTTTCTACTCAGTGCGTTGAGTATGTACTCCCTTTATCGTCAAAGCAGCTTGGCTCTGTTTCATTTTTGTCGTTGGAACAAAAATTTCTCCTGGAAGAACACACGTTTACTATGGATAGGAAATATGGCTCATCGTTTTCATGATAATTCACGATTTTTCTATAATTTATCTTTCCTTGCATTGTTCTTTTTCTTTATTACAAGTATTTTCATTGCCTCTACACAATTACCTACAGGGGAAATAGTCAAAAATATGGTGGAAAACAGTCAAAGAACTGAATCCGCTTTGGTTGTTTATCGCTTGGGGAAGGAAGGGAAAATCAATCCGAATGAGAAAGGAAATTTAGAATCCATCAATCAACAACTTTTGAACAATGGCTTGATTCGTGTGGACTCTTATCCCCTGATGATAGGAGACTACGTAGATAATAAGGATGAATACCTCTCTATACAGGATGAAAAACGATGGCTCCTGCAGGCAGGCGGAAACCAAGCTACGCTGGAGGAGCATACGAGAGGATGGTTTCTCTCCCTCGAAAACTACAATGAAATGCTGAAAGCATCTGGAAAACCATTTCTATCTCTTGGTCCTAACGAAGCCGCAGCATTATGTGAGAAAGAAAACTGTCCCAATGAAGAAATCTACCTTAACCCTATCCCTGAGAAATTTGGCGTTAAGAGGGTGCGATATCTAAAACCAACGGGATTACTGGTTCCCCTCCAAAGGACACAGTACGCCCCTCAGTGGATTTTAGGAAGTCAGGTATATGCAAGGGTTTTGCAATACCCTAATGTGCAACGGTTTTGGGATGTCAATTACTTATTACCGCCCTACCATAAAATGAATCCCCGTCTCCTCAAGACACTGGTTAAAGCAAAATCAGTAGACCCAAAAAATCAGATCTTACATCGAAACGAGGAGAGTAGTAAAGCCCCCTATCCCTTCATCCACAGTGAGGTAGCCAATACTTATCAGCAAACCCTATTTGGGGTTTTCTATTTACTCTCGATTTTTCTCGGTTGCCCTACTTCCCTTATCGGTATCATGAACATGTTCTTCCTTCGTGTTTATAATGACGTAGAAAACCAGCGACGACAGTTTCAGACTTTACTACGAATTGGTGCTCCGATACATCGACTGCAAAGATCAATTAGCATACAAGTGGCCTCGCTTTTTTTCATCCCTATGTTTATATCTGGCGTGTTGGCCCTATATTGGATCTATTATATGACCAGAGCTCTAGAGTCCCATTCGCCCGCTGAAACAGGAGTGGGGAGTGCGCTGCTATCCTCTACAGGATGGACTTTCTCTATATTCCTAGTTATCCAAATTATAGTGTTTTTGCCAACACGCTCTTGGGTATTGCGCACAGTAAAAGGGGGAAATAAGAAATGCGAATAG
- the spoVG gene encoding septation regulator SpoVG: MRITDVRLRRVDREGQRMLAIASVTIEGSFVVHGIRVINGKNGKFVAMPSKRTPDGEFRDIAHPICAEAREQIEAAVLKEYYAVEPQCGEEKAEHSA, from the coding sequence GTGAGAATTACTGATGTTCGTTTGCGCAGGGTTGATCGTGAGGGGCAAAGGATGTTGGCTATCGCATCGGTCACAATTGAGGGGAGTTTTGTCGTGCATGGGATCCGCGTTATCAATGGGAAGAACGGAAAGTTCGTAGCCATGCCGAGTAAACGCACGCCCGACGGGGAGTTCCGTGATATTGCTCATCCCATTTGTGCTGAGGCGCGGGAACAAATCGAGGCGGCTGTTCTCAAGGAATACTATGCGGTGGAACCACAGTGTGGAGAGGAGAAGGCAGAGCACTCTGCCTGA
- the gap gene encoding type I glyceraldehyde-3-phosphate dehydrogenase, with product MGKLGVGINGFGRIGRRFFRALWGHPRFQVTRINDLGNAATLAHLLQYDSVHGKFTATVRVEGDTLWIDDRHKVHVSSQPDPAQLAWGEHQVAYVVESTGRYTQRADAMKHLTGGVERVIISAPTGDADWTVVMGVNEGMYDPGRHRVLSNASCTTNGLAPVVKILHDYYDVLRGSMTTIHAYTNDQQILDLPHKDLRRARAAGLSIIPTTTGAARAISEVIPSLAGRLEGSALRVPVSNVSIIDLVVQLAKPTNRDELNALFQKEAAKSEGVLAYSTEPLVSVDYNGDTHSATVDALSTAVVGDHLAHVVAWYDNESGYVHRLIDLLEFLSTR from the coding sequence ATGGGCAAGTTGGGGGTAGGTATCAATGGTTTCGGCCGGATTGGCCGTCGTTTTTTTCGTGCCCTGTGGGGGCATCCGCGCTTTCAGGTTACAAGGATTAATGATTTAGGGAACGCGGCAACTTTGGCTCATCTGTTGCAATATGATTCGGTTCACGGGAAATTTACAGCCACGGTAAGAGTAGAAGGGGACACCTTGTGGATTGATGATAGGCACAAGGTTCATGTGAGCTCACAGCCGGACCCAGCCCAACTGGCTTGGGGAGAGCATCAAGTGGCGTATGTCGTTGAGTCCACCGGGCGTTATACCCAACGTGCCGACGCGATGAAACATCTGACGGGGGGTGTTGAGCGTGTCATCATTTCAGCACCCACGGGGGATGCCGATTGGACGGTAGTTATGGGTGTAAACGAGGGAATGTATGATCCCGGTCGCCATCGCGTCCTCTCTAATGCGTCCTGTACTACCAATGGGTTGGCTCCGGTTGTGAAGATTTTGCATGATTATTATGATGTTTTGCGCGGTTCTATGACTACGATTCATGCTTATACGAATGATCAACAGATTCTCGATCTCCCCCACAAGGATCTACGTCGTGCGCGGGCCGCGGGTCTTTCGATCATTCCGACTACTACGGGAGCGGCTCGCGCTATATCGGAGGTCATTCCATCGCTCGCGGGGAGGCTGGAGGGTTCGGCACTCCGTGTTCCGGTTTCCAATGTTTCCATTATCGATCTTGTAGTTCAATTAGCTAAGCCAACGAATAGGGATGAACTCAATGCCCTTTTTCAGAAGGAAGCTGCGAAATCGGAGGGTGTCCTTGCCTATTCCACTGAACCCTTGGTTTCGGTGGACTACAACGGCGATACCCATTCCGCCACGGTAGATGCCCTTTCTACCGCTGTTGTGGGTGATCACTTAGCACATGTAGTGGCCTGGTATGACAACGAATCCGGGTATGTTCATCGGTTGATTGATCTACTAGAGTTTTTATCCACGAGATGA
- the gcvH gene encoding glycine cleavage system protein GcvH, protein MDLHLPTDLQYTVEHEWIRRMEGNRVRIGITDFAQSELGDIIFVELPGLGDQVDRGTPLGSVESVKTVSELYSPVTGKVVAVNGALASAPGTVNEDAYGKGWLVEVELPGPLGDHDGDSLLDAASYRKHVTGA, encoded by the coding sequence ATGGATCTGCATCTTCCTACGGACCTACAGTACACGGTTGAGCATGAATGGATAAGGCGTATGGAAGGGAATCGGGTTCGGATTGGGATTACGGATTTTGCCCAGTCGGAACTGGGGGATATCATTTTCGTGGAGCTCCCGGGTTTAGGTGATCAGGTGGACAGGGGTACGCCACTGGGGAGCGTAGAGTCCGTCAAGACGGTATCTGAGCTCTACTCTCCGGTGACGGGGAAGGTAGTTGCTGTCAATGGTGCCCTGGCGTCTGCTCCGGGGACTGTAAATGAGGATGCTTACGGTAAGGGTTGGCTTGTTGAGGTGGAACTCCCGGGTCCGCTCGGTGATCACGATGGTGACTCCTTGCTTGATGCCGCCTCCTATCGTAAGCATGTTACGGGTGCGTGA
- a CDS encoding peroxiredoxin, whose translation MTYLVGKPAPDFSMESTKNLEKLNEDVKLSDYKGKWLVLFFYPLDFTTVCPTEITAFSDRYQEFVDLNADVLGVSSDSKFTHRAWINTPRSQKGLGPLKYPLGDDRRSQVGRAYGVFDESAGMSLRGLFIIDPEGVVRYLVVTDLSVGRSVDETLRVLQALQTGEACPANWKPGQKTL comes from the coding sequence ATGACTTATCTAGTAGGCAAACCTGCCCCTGACTTTTCGATGGAGAGTACAAAGAACCTGGAAAAATTGAATGAGGATGTAAAGCTTTCCGATTACAAAGGGAAATGGTTGGTTTTATTCTTTTATCCCCTTGATTTTACAACGGTTTGTCCTACCGAAATTACGGCCTTCTCAGATCGGTATCAGGAGTTTGTAGACTTGAATGCAGATGTCCTTGGCGTTAGTTCGGACAGTAAATTTACGCACCGAGCTTGGATCAATACGCCGCGTTCCCAGAAGGGTCTGGGTCCATTGAAGTATCCCCTAGGGGATGACCGTCGCTCGCAGGTGGGTCGTGCTTATGGAGTTTTTGATGAGAGTGCCGGAATGTCCCTACGTGGGTTGTTCATCATTGACCCAGAGGGGGTCGTTCGTTATCTGGTCGTGACGGATCTGAGTGTGGGTCGGAGTGTGGATGAGACCTTGCGTGTGTTGCAGGCGTTGCAAACAGGTGAGGCTTGCCCGGCTAATTGGAAACCGGGCCAGAAGACTCTCTAG
- the ispE gene encoding 4-(cytidine 5'-diphospho)-2-C-methyl-D-erythritol kinase, which yields MKWVEEEAPAKLNLWLEVLRRREDGYHDLQMVNVPVGLHDRVRLIPRRDAGVQLEIFPTSLGLPEDCRNTAYRAAMLVQQHFPSVGGVRLQIFKKIPVGAGLAGGSSDAAATLRGMNRLFDLGIPLSRLALLGAAIGSDVPFCVYNGLARVEGRGERVVGLTSSLAPLWVVLVKPALSLPTAFVFARYASGFTPLAPSGSMDALVQAIHTGDYTGVCRLLYNSLESTVCGTIEMVACLRDRLLWEGADAVLLSGSGPTVCGFVPTKSQALSIQKRLLCDEMDWEVFVAPLLSL from the coding sequence GTGAAGTGGGTTGAGGAGGAAGCACCAGCCAAGCTCAACCTCTGGCTGGAGGTGCTGCGGCGGCGTGAGGATGGGTATCATGATTTACAAATGGTCAATGTACCGGTTGGGTTACACGATCGTGTACGATTGATCCCCAGGCGTGATGCAGGGGTTCAGCTGGAGATTTTCCCTACTTCCCTTGGGTTGCCCGAGGACTGTCGCAATACGGCCTACCGTGCTGCGATGTTGGTACAGCAACACTTTCCGTCTGTAGGCGGAGTTCGTTTGCAGATCTTTAAAAAAATTCCCGTTGGCGCGGGTTTGGCCGGTGGATCGAGTGATGCGGCCGCGACGTTGCGGGGGATGAATCGGTTGTTCGATTTAGGCATTCCCCTATCCCGGCTGGCCCTGTTGGGTGCTGCCATTGGCTCTGATGTACCTTTTTGTGTTTACAATGGCCTGGCCCGTGTGGAGGGACGGGGGGAGCGCGTGGTGGGGCTTACTTCCTCTCTAGCCCCCCTATGGGTCGTATTGGTTAAGCCGGCCCTCAGTCTGCCTACGGCGTTCGTTTTTGCCCGTTATGCGAGTGGGTTTACCCCGCTCGCCCCGAGTGGCTCAATGGATGCTCTGGTACAGGCTATTCACACCGGGGATTACACTGGGGTTTGTCGGCTCCTTTATAACTCCTTGGAATCGACGGTTTGTGGGACGATTGAGATGGTAGCATGTCTCAGGGATCGTTTGCTTTGGGAGGGCGCGGATGCTGTTCTGTTGTCCGGTAGTGGACCGACAGTCTGTGGTTTTGTCCCAACGAAATCACAGGCGCTCTCTATTCAGAAGAGGCTCTTGTGTGATGAAATGGATTGGGAGGTCTTCGTTGCCCCTCTTTTGTCGCTGTGA
- a CDS encoding ABC transporter substrate-binding protein — MTKGQSKGFWWILGTVTILPIVGLFVFLFFVEDRPEKEALFHPRVRHSRTVQDSQGTLVKIPAGLPGRIVSLSPVNTQLLAAVNVQLQLPTEKGVSRTRILEESGRATDSGRVLALKPDLVLAEGGQEAIVGELRRLDPQLPVLVLDARSRNGVNSSLHAVCEALNCREKAGNIVRISENQRRSTAQKLRGAEPRSVLIVRDGEWPIVAGRGNFLQEIIEEAKGSNVVLAEEAWSGVGWDQIEAWDPDVVIVPRSVMADSAFLERLKVRSSSGEEGRHVCAVENHLLDYNSPRWGSLLEPIARCLHPESMGTVSAGQEVPDAWNGNKYR; from the coding sequence ATGACAAAGGGACAGTCCAAGGGATTTTGGTGGATACTAGGGACTGTTACGATTCTACCGATTGTTGGTTTGTTCGTTTTTCTTTTTTTTGTGGAGGATCGTCCGGAGAAGGAAGCTCTGTTTCATCCCAGGGTCCGGCATTCGCGGACCGTGCAGGATAGTCAAGGTACCTTGGTAAAGATTCCCGCCGGATTGCCGGGACGCATTGTTTCCTTATCTCCGGTAAATACACAGTTGTTGGCAGCGGTGAATGTGCAACTCCAACTGCCCACTGAGAAGGGTGTTTCGCGGACCAGGATTTTGGAAGAATCGGGCCGTGCAACGGATTCGGGACGAGTGTTGGCCCTAAAGCCTGATTTGGTTTTGGCAGAGGGCGGACAGGAAGCAATCGTAGGGGAGTTACGTAGGTTGGACCCGCAACTACCGGTTTTGGTGTTGGATGCCCGATCGCGCAATGGGGTGAATTCCTCCTTGCATGCGGTTTGCGAAGCCCTGAATTGTAGGGAAAAGGCTGGAAATATTGTCCGGATCAGCGAAAATCAGCGGAGGTCCACAGCGCAAAAGCTGCGGGGTGCGGAGCCGCGTTCCGTTCTCATTGTGCGGGATGGCGAATGGCCCATTGTGGCAGGGCGTGGCAATTTTCTGCAGGAGATCATAGAGGAGGCTAAGGGTTCCAATGTGGTTCTGGCGGAGGAAGCTTGGTCGGGGGTTGGTTGGGATCAGATTGAGGCTTGGGATCCTGATGTCGTGATTGTACCCCGTAGTGTGATGGCGGATTCCGCTTTCTTGGAGCGGTTGAAGGTTCGTTCCTCATCTGGGGAAGAGGGGCGGCATGTTTGTGCTGTGGAGAACCATTTGCTGGACTACAATAGTCCGCGATGGGGCTCCCTATTGGAACCCATAGCACGTTGTTTACATCCGGAGAGTATGGGTACAGTATCCGCAGGACAGGAAGTACCGGATGCGTGGAACGGAAACAAATACAGGTAG
- a CDS encoding ABC transporter permease, whose amino-acid sequence MKVTFLSCVVCMIRRRPQPYLGLLLNAIVISSVIFAYASFMFHPQLQMFKDTMESMFEFMFYVLMACSFFSIFYSLLTLYKGRQEQLGTLLLLGMEPKQLRIMLASESMFIGFCAVIFGALLGVVLNLGFESFTTTFIEYAQLDFHFSWGALGITVASSLIVFLSASIVMALFVRNQKVIQLLRGKRRMDDKPEPPGGSLRALVSFLFLEIVFSVLFFLPLDTFGKFPDSVKFIVPIGTVLTFVGSYLFYRQGSVGLAKWFRWNRSFSWRGIRLLWMGNLAHRLRDNSRFFWFLSMLLLILFTSVSVVVALFKEVDIKVTTDGDTGNTGITLDTSKSPETEQGMREAPLLIYRFLGGEGEGDCRAHKSFQSMDQILRVDGGLLRVDSKPLVLLNRENPILSRFGFSENRGPGGSGDLSPREEASAKEFKKYVSLVGEKERALKEGSTKGQRFLEEHSEGIYWSERDYNEMMRKYGGAPLSLADDAAVLLCQAETGDCSETTLNPLPAKFGVRKWDRLTQGKLMLPPLKYHLHPSADTLVEGFVPQWVVGKQVYDHISRQSDVKKVQDVSYISAQGKVNSQVLGVLSSASMLDRKDPGHVSGDKNSRGASGHIVYNRISEYNIKWVIVLVLLSLLIISLVFVFIAGNFLLLRIYNDMEDQQQQFFNLLRIGFSMYQLQRSIIIQIALLFSLPLLLAVILTAGALYYLVRSLEYLVPLSVGQEGEIDALSPMVSASGQVIVVFLGIQTIMFLLACLSVLYKVRKRFV is encoded by the coding sequence GTGAAAGTGACATTTTTATCTTGTGTGGTTTGTATGATCCGCAGACGACCACAACCCTATCTGGGTCTGCTGTTGAATGCGATCGTTATTTCATCAGTAATTTTTGCTTATGCATCGTTTATGTTTCATCCCCAGCTACAGATGTTCAAGGATACCATGGAATCCATGTTTGAGTTCATGTTTTATGTACTCATGGCCTGTTCCTTTTTTTCCATTTTTTATTCTCTGCTCACGCTGTACAAGGGCCGACAGGAACAATTGGGAACCCTTCTGCTCCTGGGTATGGAACCCAAACAGTTGCGGATCATGCTAGCATCAGAAAGCATGTTCATAGGTTTTTGTGCTGTGATCTTCGGGGCGTTGTTGGGTGTGGTTTTGAACTTAGGATTTGAGTCCTTTACCACTACCTTCATTGAATATGCACAGTTGGATTTCCATTTTTCATGGGGCGCTCTCGGAATCACGGTGGCTTCTTCCTTGATAGTATTCCTATCGGCTTCCATAGTCATGGCTCTTTTCGTGCGAAATCAAAAGGTAATTCAACTCTTGCGGGGCAAGAGGAGGATGGACGATAAACCAGAGCCCCCAGGGGGGTCGTTGCGAGCCCTCGTGTCGTTTCTCTTTTTGGAGATTGTGTTCTCGGTTCTCTTCTTTCTACCCCTTGATACTTTTGGTAAATTCCCGGATTCTGTCAAGTTTATAGTTCCTATCGGCACGGTTCTGACTTTTGTGGGCTCCTACCTTTTCTATCGCCAGGGGAGCGTGGGCCTAGCGAAGTGGTTTCGTTGGAATCGATCCTTCTCTTGGCGAGGGATACGGCTACTGTGGATGGGGAATTTGGCGCATCGATTGCGCGATAATTCCCGTTTTTTCTGGTTTCTTTCCATGCTCCTGTTGATTCTTTTTACTTCGGTGAGCGTTGTGGTGGCCCTATTCAAGGAGGTTGATATCAAGGTTACAACGGATGGGGATACAGGGAATACCGGTATCACATTGGATACGTCGAAGTCCCCGGAAACGGAGCAGGGGATGAGGGAAGCTCCCCTGCTCATTTATCGATTCCTAGGAGGGGAGGGGGAGGGTGACTGCCGTGCACACAAAAGTTTTCAGTCGATGGATCAGATCCTCCGGGTGGATGGTGGTTTGTTGCGCGTAGATTCGAAGCCTCTGGTTCTTTTGAACCGGGAAAACCCTATCCTGTCCCGTTTTGGTTTTTCAGAAAATCGTGGACCCGGGGGTTCTGGGGACCTAAGTCCGCGGGAAGAGGCATCTGCAAAGGAGTTCAAGAAGTATGTGTCCTTAGTGGGGGAAAAGGAAAGAGCTCTGAAAGAGGGAAGTACAAAAGGCCAGAGATTCCTCGAGGAGCATTCCGAGGGAATTTACTGGTCCGAGAGAGACTACAATGAGATGATGAGAAAGTATGGGGGGGCGCCGTTGTCCCTTGCTGATGATGCCGCTGTTTTGCTGTGTCAGGCGGAGACGGGGGATTGTTCGGAGACAACCCTCAATCCATTGCCAGCGAAATTTGGCGTTAGGAAATGGGACCGTTTGACCCAGGGGAAATTGATGTTGCCACCCCTGAAGTATCACCTTCACCCTTCAGCTGATACTTTGGTGGAAGGATTTGTACCACAGTGGGTAGTGGGGAAACAGGTGTATGATCATATTTCCCGCCAATCCGATGTCAAAAAGGTGCAGGATGTTAGTTATATATCCGCGCAGGGTAAGGTGAATTCCCAAGTCCTTGGGGTGTTGTCCTCCGCTAGTATGTTGGATCGAAAGGATCCCGGTCATGTTTCCGGGGATAAGAATTCCCGTGGGGCATCGGGTCATATTGTTTATAATAGAATTTCTGAGTATAATATAAAATGGGTTATCGTTTTGGTTTTGCTTTCCCTGCTCATCATCTCTCTTGTTTTTGTTTTCATTGCCGGTAATTTTTTATTGCTTCGGATTTATAACGACATGGAGGATCAACAACAACAATTTTTTAACCTGCTGAGAATTGGTTTTTCAATGTATCAACTGCAAAGGTCTATCATTATTCAAATCGCTCTGCTTTTTTCCCTACCCTTACTGTTGGCTGTCATCCTAACGGCCGGTGCACTTTACTATCTAGTTCGTTCCCTGGAATACCTTGTCCCCTTGTCCGTGGGGCAAGAGGGCGAGATCGATGCTTTATCGCCTATGGTATCTGCTTCTGGGCAAGTCATTGTCGTATTTTTGGGTATTCAAACCATAATGTTTTTGCTGGCCTGTTTATCAGTATTGTACAAGGTAAGGAAGCGTTTCGTTTGA
- a CDS encoding cob(I)yrinic acid a,c-diamide adenosyltransferase → MVPGRLWFTGGHHFPLPVNGDGEGGCALYTRDGDSGTTRLWGATRVRKNDALMEVIGAIDELNACLGEAAARAEASQYDDWVAMIRTVQHDLFDVSGQLAHPSSQVLRSSQVERLEGWIDDLVLQMPALRFFVLPGGTLLSTSLHLARTVARRAERRMVAWLPVKRADGKLLLAYTNRISDWLFALARAANERAGRGNIPHQPHGHVQE, encoded by the coding sequence GTGGTTCCGGGACGGTTATGGTTCACAGGGGGGCATCATTTTCCCCTTCCAGTGAACGGGGACGGAGAGGGGGGGTGTGCGTTGTACACGCGCGATGGGGATTCCGGGACAACACGTCTATGGGGGGCAACACGGGTAAGAAAGAATGACGCCCTGATGGAGGTCATCGGCGCCATCGATGAACTGAATGCGTGTTTGGGTGAAGCAGCTGCTAGGGCGGAGGCGAGCCAATACGACGATTGGGTGGCAATGATTCGTACGGTTCAACATGATCTTTTTGATGTGAGTGGGCAGTTGGCCCATCCATCGTCGCAGGTTCTCCGATCCTCCCAGGTGGAACGGTTGGAGGGGTGGATTGATGACCTTGTGTTGCAGATGCCGGCTTTACGTTTTTTCGTTTTGCCTGGTGGGACCTTGTTGTCTACCTCCCTGCATTTAGCACGTACGGTGGCACGGCGGGCTGAGAGGCGTATGGTTGCTTGGTTACCGGTGAAACGGGCGGATGGGAAGCTTTTGTTGGCGTATACCAATCGCATTTCCGATTGGTTGTTTGCCCTGGCCCGCGCGGCTAACGAGCGGGCAGGGAGGGGAAATATCCCTCATCAGCCCCATGGACATGTTCAGGAGTAA